A genomic stretch from Actinomycetota bacterium includes:
- the argR gene encoding arginine repressor yields MKAGRQRRIVGLIRQMPITSQTQLVKMLRGSGFPATQATVSRDLDELGAVKVRRDGKVVYSLPSESVTVPAGDAVSRMFSESVLGLESTGNLVVVKTPPGHAMMVGGALDRLEIEGVAGTIAGDDTILVVCKQGVMPRKVERRLRAMVESLPGSDLSGEED; encoded by the coding sequence ATGAAGGCGGGCAGGCAGCGCAGGATCGTGGGGCTAATCCGGCAGATGCCGATTACCAGCCAGACCCAGCTGGTGAAGATGTTGCGAGGCTCAGGTTTCCCGGCCACCCAGGCAACGGTCTCCCGGGACCTGGATGAGCTGGGGGCGGTGAAGGTCCGCCGGGATGGCAAGGTCGTGTACTCGCTGCCCTCCGAGTCGGTGACGGTGCCGGCGGGCGATGCGGTCAGCAGGATGTTCAGCGAGTCGGTTCTCGGCCTGGAGTCCACCGGCAACCTGGTGGTCGTCAAGACCCCTCCGGGGCACGCCATGATGGTCGGGGGAGCGCTGGACCGGCTGGAGATCGAAGGGGTGGCCGGGACGATCGCCGGTGACGACACGATCCTGGTGGTGTGCAAACAGGGCGTCATGCCCCGCAAGGTGGAGCGCAGGCTGCGAGCGATGGTGGAGTCGCTGCCCGGAAGCGACCTGTCGGGCGAAGAGGATTGA
- the argF gene encoding ornithine carbamoyltransferase, which yields MRHFLSSDDVTPAEQAVLIDRAIEMKNSSRMISRVLEGCSVGLIFEKPSTRTRIAFETAVFELGGHPIALQAHDLQLDRGESLEDTAQVLSGYLSAIVLRTFGQERLDALAETSTIPVVNALSDLEHPCQALADVMTVQECFEDLSKVTIAYLGDGNNVCHSLLLAGAKAGIGKIIAACPNGFEPIEPIVERAAAIGLETGCKIRVTNDPAKAARGANVLYTDVWTSMGQEEEKESRRQVFQDYNINSQVLDSASPDAVVMHCLPAHREEEISTEVMDGPRSVIWQQAANRLPAQKALMEWLLTLDRAEKDGRRVR from the coding sequence ATGAGGCACTTTCTATCCTCCGACGACGTTACGCCGGCCGAGCAGGCGGTACTGATCGACCGTGCGATTGAGATGAAGAACTCCTCCCGGATGATCTCCCGGGTCCTCGAGGGCTGCTCGGTGGGGTTGATCTTCGAGAAGCCGTCCACCCGGACCCGGATTGCCTTCGAAACCGCCGTCTTCGAGCTCGGCGGGCACCCGATCGCCCTGCAGGCCCACGACCTGCAGCTGGACCGCGGCGAGTCGCTGGAGGACACCGCCCAGGTTCTGTCCGGCTACCTGTCGGCGATCGTACTGAGGACGTTCGGCCAGGAGCGGCTGGACGCGCTCGCCGAGACCTCGACCATCCCGGTGGTCAACGCTCTGTCCGATCTGGAACACCCCTGCCAGGCGCTGGCCGATGTGATGACGGTCCAGGAGTGCTTCGAGGACCTGTCGAAGGTGACCATCGCCTACCTCGGCGACGGCAACAACGTCTGCCACTCGCTGCTCCTTGCGGGGGCCAAGGCCGGGATCGGCAAAATCATCGCCGCCTGCCCGAACGGCTTCGAGCCCATCGAGCCGATTGTCGAGAGGGCCGCCGCCATCGGTTTGGAGACCGGCTGCAAGATCCGGGTCACCAACGACCCGGCGAAGGCCGCCCGGGGCGCCAACGTCCTGTACACCGACGTGTGGACCAGCATGGGCCAGGAAGAGGAGAAGGAGTCCCGGCGCCAGGTCTTCCAGGACTACAACATCAACTCCCAGGTGCTGGACTCGGCGTCCCCGGACGCGGTCGTCATGCACTGCCTCCCCGCCCACCGGGAGGAGGAGATCAGCACCGAGGTCATGGACGGCCCCCGGTCGGTGATCTGGCAGCAGGCGGCCAACCGGCTCCCCGCCCAGAAGGCGCTGATGGAGTGGTTGCTGACGCTGGACCGAGCGGAAAAGGACGGTCGCCGGGTGCGATGA
- a CDS encoding acetylornithine transaminase, producing the protein MSPEIAGLADRRTMPTYKRLPVTFVRGEGMRLFDESGRGYLDFVAGIAVNALGHSHPAVVSAIAEQSAKLIHTSNLYYTGPMAELADRLCGLLGWDDGRVFFANSGAEANECALKLVRRWAGDRYGANRYGTIAAHGGFHGRTLETLAATGQPAKWKPFLPLPVGFTHVEFDHPGALEDAITGAESSILLEPVQGEAGVVVPSDGYLPFARMLCDEHNLALILDEVQTGFGRTGEMFGFQHTGAVPDVITLAKALGNGLPIGACVARGEFAEAFQAGDHATTMGGNALACAVALAVIDTIELEGLVANSRETGAYLKQGLEGLAGRHPAVTEVRGRGLLLALQLDSECASDAVLACLERGLLVNNVTPWALRLCPPLILTKSDCDEAIGILDEVLTGIREVQPA; encoded by the coding sequence ATGAGCCCGGAGATCGCCGGCCTGGCCGACAGGCGGACCATGCCGACCTACAAGCGCCTGCCGGTGACCTTTGTCCGGGGCGAAGGCATGCGGCTGTTCGACGAATCCGGGCGGGGCTACCTTGACTTCGTCGCAGGCATAGCGGTCAACGCCCTCGGCCACTCGCACCCGGCGGTGGTGTCGGCGATCGCCGAGCAGTCGGCGAAGCTGATCCACACCTCCAACCTCTACTACACCGGCCCGATGGCCGAACTCGCCGACCGGCTCTGCGGGCTGCTCGGCTGGGACGACGGGCGGGTCTTCTTCGCCAACTCGGGGGCCGAGGCCAACGAGTGCGCCCTGAAGCTGGTGCGCCGCTGGGCGGGCGACCGCTACGGAGCCAACCGGTACGGGACCATCGCCGCCCACGGCGGGTTCCACGGCCGGACGCTGGAGACCCTGGCCGCCACCGGGCAGCCGGCCAAGTGGAAGCCGTTCCTGCCGCTGCCGGTCGGGTTCACCCACGTCGAGTTCGACCACCCGGGGGCGCTGGAGGACGCGATCACCGGCGCCGAGTCGTCGATACTGCTCGAGCCGGTCCAGGGAGAGGCCGGGGTCGTCGTCCCTTCGGACGGCTACCTGCCTTTCGCCCGGATGCTGTGCGACGAGCACAACCTTGCTCTCATCCTCGACGAGGTCCAGACGGGCTTCGGGCGGACCGGCGAGATGTTCGGCTTCCAGCACACCGGCGCGGTGCCGGACGTGATCACCCTGGCCAAAGCGCTGGGCAACGGCCTGCCGATCGGCGCCTGCGTCGCCCGGGGCGAGTTCGCGGAGGCGTTCCAGGCCGGGGACCACGCCACCACCATGGGCGGCAACGCCCTGGCGTGCGCCGTGGCGCTGGCGGTTATCGACACCATCGAGCTGGAAGGGCTGGTGGCCAACTCCAGGGAGACCGGCGCCTACCTTAAGCAGGGTTTGGAAGGGCTGGCCGGGCGCCACCCGGCGGTCACCGAGGTCCGCGGCAGGGGCCTCCTGCTGGCGCTTCAACTCGACTCCGAGTGCGCCTCGGACGCCGTCCTGGCGTGCCTGGAAAGGGGGCTTTTGGTGAACAACGTGACGCCTTGGGCGCTCCGGTTGTGTCCACCGCTTATCCTGACGAAAAGCGACTGCGACGAAGCCATCGGCATCCTGGACGAGGTGCTCACCGGCATTAGAGAGGTTCAACCCGCATGA
- the argB gene encoding acetylglutamate kinase, producing MNHRRLWSDAQLKSAVLVEALPYIQRWTGKTVVIKVGGEIADNPDTLKGFATDLTLLRFVGIRPILVHGGGNQISQAMRQLGLEPHFIGGYRVTDKKTVTVVREAMMEVNEAIAQAIDSNGGNAVRLAGDADKLLLTKKLWGPEGEDLGLVGEVTDVDPNELYRVLLKEYIPVIAPLGLGEEGTTNINADLAAAAIAVKMDAEKLVFLTNTEGLYRDFGDETSLISEITVGQLREMLDEGRLSKGMIPKISGVVNAMESGVPQAHILDGRQPHCLLVEIFTDEGSGTMVLP from the coding sequence ATGAACCACCGCCGGTTGTGGTCCGACGCGCAGCTCAAGTCGGCCGTCCTGGTCGAGGCCCTTCCCTACATCCAGCGGTGGACCGGCAAGACCGTGGTCATCAAGGTCGGCGGTGAGATTGCCGACAACCCCGATACGCTGAAGGGCTTCGCCACCGACCTCACGCTGCTGAGGTTCGTCGGCATCCGGCCGATCCTGGTCCACGGCGGCGGCAACCAGATCAGTCAGGCGATGCGGCAGCTGGGCCTGGAGCCCCACTTCATCGGCGGCTACCGGGTGACCGACAAAAAGACCGTCACGGTGGTCCGTGAGGCGATGATGGAGGTCAACGAAGCAATCGCCCAGGCTATCGACTCCAACGGGGGAAACGCGGTCCGGCTCGCCGGAGACGCCGACAAACTTCTGCTCACCAAGAAGTTGTGGGGCCCGGAAGGCGAGGACCTCGGCCTGGTGGGCGAGGTGACCGACGTCGACCCGAACGAGCTTTACCGGGTTCTGCTCAAGGAGTACATCCCGGTGATCGCCCCGCTGGGGCTGGGCGAGGAGGGCACCACCAACATCAACGCCGACCTGGCCGCGGCGGCCATCGCCGTGAAGATGGATGCCGAGAAGCTGGTGTTCCTCACCAACACCGAGGGGCTCTACCGGGACTTCGGCGACGAGACCAGCCTCATCTCGGAGATCACGGTCGGCCAGTTGCGGGAGATGCTGGACGAAGGACGCCTGTCCAAAGGCATGATCCCGAAGATCTCGGGGGTGGTGAACGCCATGGAGTCCGGCGTGCCCCAGGCCCACATCCTCGACGGCCGGCAGCCGCACTGCCTGCTGGTGGAGATCTTCACCGACGAGGGTTCCGGCACCATGGTGCTGCCATGA